In Lentisphaera araneosa HTCC2155, the genomic window AAATAATCTATAGAAGACTCAAAACAATGAAAATATTCGCCATCGTCACAATCATTATCGCATTGATTATAAGCATTTTTATAGGCTCAAATTTATTCATCAAAAACATCTACCTAAGCGTTAGTATATAATTTAAAAACAGAAAATAAGGTAACAACATGGATGGTCGAAATCGTTCAAATATTAAATTTGGTCTAGAAGTGAGAATTGTTCTTAAAAAAGACCAAAGGTCTGGGGCGCTCACGGAAGGAATTGTCCAAAATATATTGACCAATTCCTCCTTTCATCCCCATGGTATCAAAGTTCGCCTAGAAAGCGGCGATGTCGGAAGAGTCAAAGAAATCTCAGAATAAAAATCATGAAAAATACACTACTAATCATCACGTTAATTTTCTTTGCTTTGTCAACTCAAGCAAAAGCACCGCTCTCAAAATATGTCATCACAGAAACACCATTTTTAAGTAAGACGGCAATATCAACTTTAAATTCAAAATTAAGCGATTTTGAACATGGAGAAAATAAAAAAATACTTGTCTTTGTAATCAAAAGTTTTAATGGGCAAGACGAGGTGAAATATTCACATGAGCTATGGAAAAGAAAGAAACTCGATGGCAACACCATCATATTTATCATTGCAAAGAATGATAGAAAAACACGTATAAGTGTGGGTGACCATTTAGACGAAAAGCTAACTGATAAAGAAGCTAAATTCATACTCGATAAAATAGTAAAACCTAATTTCCAAAAGAAGTTGTTCGATAAAGGAACTGAATTAGCAATTGATCAAATAATAAAAGAATTTGAAAAAGAGTAACACTTAAATTGAACCCAGCTTAAAAATTCCGCACCAATAAAATGCACTTAAAGAAACACTTTACTAAAACCGACCTCTTAGTGATCCTTGCCATTTTTTGTGTGATTGGCATTTTTACTATCCCTGCACTCTCAACAAACTCCGATAGAAGAGCTCCACACCCGTGTAATATTAATTTGAAAAAAGTTAGCATTGCAATGCAGATGTATTTTTCAGATGGTTCAGAAACAGTGTTTCCAACAAATACTAAGTTCTCTTATTTAGATCAAAATAGTCATATAGCTAAAGTCTTCGGATTAGATGCAAGTATCCTTACATGCCCAGCAAAAAGAAAACATGGCGACCATGTTTATTCGATTGACAAGGCTATTCAAGGACTCGAGATAAGAAAATGGGAAAGCACTGATTCACTTATTGGCTATGACAGTACGAAAAAAGGTAATGTGGACGTTCATATCCCTGCAAATAAAGCATACGGCCTATTTGGCGACGGACATATTGAACCGATACTAGAAAACAAAGAACGAGCATACAAGTAAATCGAACTAAGTGCCATAGTCAATACTCTCGATCCCTCGATCATAGAGTAACTTAGGTGCTTAGGCATAAATGAAATATGAATGAAACTGAAAGCATAAAGCGCACGCCATTACATTTTGGGATTACCCTTATAATCTCAATCTCAATATGTTTATTTAACTTTGCGTTCATAATTGATCAGTTTTCCCGATGGAGTGACCATATTCGAGGATTACAAAATGGCTTGTTTCACACAATATTTCACAGTATTGGCTGGTGCATTTATTTTTTACCCTGGAGTTTGCTGATATACGGGATCTATAAGTGGAGAAAACTGCAAAAATATAGAACACATTGGATTGTGAGTCCTTCTATTCTACCCCTAATTTTTGTTCTATGGTCTTTATTCACTAATCCCCCTACTCCCCACAAACGCTTCAAGTCATTGACCAAAGTTGATTTACCCCAAGACCTAAAAAACCTTAATCACCATTTTAGTGGTGGTGGAATCGCTGATTACTTTGATACATATTATTTTGAGACATCGCCTGAAAAGATTGATAAACTTATATTACAACTTCAGGTCACACTCGATGAGCATTATGAAGGAAAACTTTCCCATTCAATAGTCCCAGTCCTCAAAGGTTCACCAAACTACAAAGAATGGTCAGATGCCATGCAATATAAGAACAATGAAGGCACTTGGTTTTATTCTCTCATCACCAACAATAACAAGACACAAGTCTATGTAGTGGTGGGATGTATATGAAATCATCAACAAGGCTAATTATACTTTTGGCAAATAAATAAAATCAAAAAATTCATTAAATGAAAAATAAAATAAGCATATTGAATCTCCTACTCTTCATCACTTCAACGAGTATTCTGGCGTGGAACTATTCCATATATACTCAAATCGATCCAATAGCTGAAGAGGCTCGACATACATTTCAAAAAATCAGTGATTACCACGAATATCAAGCATCATTACAAGAATCAGGGATGAACCAACAAGAGTTAAATGATTTTTTGATAAAATATGGCAATGGTTCCCTCCAAAAAAGGTTAGAAGAAGTTAATCACGCAATTGAAGAAGAAAGATTAATGTCTAACCTCATAATTCTTAGCGTTCTCAAAAACGCCACTGATGAACAGAAGCTTGCCGATTTAATGATTAAATACACAAAGTTCATTGAAGCGTATTATGAAGATTTATCGGATAAACAAACGATTACAGACAAGCAAAAAAAGTTCCTCGAAAAATATACGAAATATAAAAACGACAACGCCTAATCATAGCTTAGGCAACAATAATAATGAACCCTGAGCAAATCATCCATATTCTTTTTGGAATATTTTTCTTAATTGTAGGAATTATAATCATCAAAGAAAACAAATTTAGATTTATTTTTTTTGGGAAAGAAACTTTAGTAAAAAAGTCAGACAAACCAGTCTTTTTCTGGGTATTCTTTCTCGTTACTTTATCTGTAGGGATCACTTTTTTAAAAAGTGGAATCACATAATAATTAATAGAAACGCAGGCTCAATTTAAGCGTTCTAAAGGAATAAAAAATGAAACTATTATTACTCATTCTGACTGCCATATGTTCACTGCACACACATGCCTATGAGGAGATGATTTCTAAAAAAGAAGCCGAAAAACTCATAGAGGACTTAGCTGAAAAATTACAATTAAAGTTTGATATAAATCAACAATACATGGGGCATGCAAACAAAAATTTTTCTGCTATCCGAGTGCTAGAATTACTAAGGTCATCACAACACTCAAACGATCCACACATATCACAAGCAATTGCAACTTTAGAATTAAACTTAAATAGTCACCTGGTAACATTTATTGCATACATAGACTCTAAAAAAGATCCAAATTCTCATAAGTTAATCATGGGAGCTTTAAAGAAAGCAGTTAAATATAGAACTAAATATCCCTATACATATGAACACAAAGTGCTGAATTCGGGTAGTAAGTGCAACACCTCTGTTAGTTGCTAGTACAGAAGCTATTGAGTGAAACAAGACTCAAATGTACTCTGTATTAGTGACCAAACCAAAAACAGAGGAGACAAGAAATATGTCCTATAAACATCTGAGTCTTGAAGAAAGACATTACCTTGAGTTGGAACAAAAGGCAGGTACATCCATCAATAAAATAGCAAAAAAGCTATGTCGTCACGTGAGTACTCTCTCACGGGAACTTAAACGTAACACAGGTAAACGTGGTTATCGTAACAGGCAGGCTAATGAATTAGCTCAAAAGCGACTAAAAGAAAAGCCAAAATCCATCAAATTAACAGTTGAGGTTAAAATTTATATCGATGAACATCTTACGAAGGATTGGAGTCCAGAACAAATCGTTGGGCGATTAAAAGATGATATGTCAATATCACTTCATCATGAAACAGTTTACCAATATATTCTCAAAGACAAAAAATCGGGTGGTGAACTATATAAGTTGCTTCGACATCAAGGTAAGCCTTACCGTAAACGTTATGGTAATCAACACAGTAGAAATGGCATTCCCAACAGGATTGATATAGATCAGCGACCTGAAGCTGCAAACAAAAGAGAACGAGTTGGTGACTGGGAGCTTGATACAATCATCGGAAAAGCTCATAAAGGGGCAATAGTAACAATGGATGATCGTAAGTCAAAAGTACGGTTAGCACTGCCTGTTTCTCAGAAAAAGGCTTCCTTAGTTAGTGAAGCCATCATTAATTTGTTGACACCTATTAAAGAACAAGTTCACACTCTCACCTTTGATAACGGGAAGGAGTTTGCTAAACATGAGAGTATTTCTGAAAAGTTGGAATGTAAAAGCTATTTTGCAAAACCATATCATTCATGGGAGCGAGGACAGAACGAAAATGCAAATGGCTTACTACGTCAATACTTTCCCAAGTACATGACTCTTGATAAAGTTAATGTTTCAGAAGTTGAAATTGCTGTCGACAAGCTTAATAATAGGCCTAGAAAATGCTTAAAATTTAAAACACCTTATGAAGTATTTCAGAAATTAACTGGAATTGATTTAACAAAAACAAAGGGTGTTGCACTTATGAGTTGAATTCAAGCGAGTCTAAATTTTCACTTAAAGAATTTATCAGTAATCTTTACTGGAAATGGAAATATTCTTAATAAAACATAATTAGGAGCTTACATGAGTAAGAGTATTGAAAACACTGGCCAATGTCTTTGTGGTGCGGTTAAAATTCACGCAAAATCAATGAGTAATGATGTGGGCGCCTGTCATTGCGAGATGTGCAGAAAATGGGCCGGCGCACCCTACTTAGGAGTGGACTGCAAGGATTCCGTAAAATTCGACGGCACGGAAAATATCAAAATTTTTAATTCTTCCGAATGGGCGGAGCGCGGTTTTTGCTCAGAATGCAGCACTCACCTTTTCTATCACCTAAAGAAAAACGATCAGTTTATCGTGCCCATAGGTCTCTTTGATAATCAAATGGAACTCAATTTTGACCACGAAATTTTCATTGATTCAAAGCCGGATTATTACTCCTTCAAAAACGAGACTCACAAAATGACTGGTGCTGAAGTCTTTGCCATGTTTAGTGAAGAGTAAGCTTAGGGTTGAAATATAAATTGAAAGGCCAGGATCCATTTAAACCTCCCGAAACACTACAGGATGATTTTGTGCAAGACGAATACAAAGTCACGTTATTCGATAAAGCTTTATCAATCCTTATGTGTCTCATGGCTGGAATTGTTGCCTCTGGCATTTCCTATTCATTCTGTTTTCTTGGTCTTAATAATCCTCTAGCAACTCTACTTGGTCTTTCAAAAGAAATCGTAAACAATATTCTTTTTTGTCTTCACCTTTTATTGGCATTCTATGTCATCCCAAGAGTGCTCTACAAATACGCTATGAAAGCTTCCACTACTAAATGAAAGTATTGTATTAAGGTAACTCAACTTAAATAACGATATTATATATAGAGCCATGTGTTTAAAAAAAGCGCCTCGCAAATGCGAGGCGCTTTTTGTTAAACAACTATTGGTGTCTCGTCTGTGAGCAGAGTGTTATTTATTATATTTCTTTTTATGGCCATCTGATTTAGTTTTATGAAGCTTGTTTTTGAGTTCATAGTACTCATCCCAAGAAATGTCATCCCATTTGCCTTCGTCAGCTAATTTAGCCGCATTTTTTTTGATGGCCGCTAAGCGAAAATAAATCTTTGAACGTTCGGCTTCCCCCTTCTCAAGGCTTTTCTTCGCTTTCACCTCATATTCTACGCCAGCTTTACGGAAATCATCTCCGGCATTTCCTTTTTTACCTTCTGCCATCAGCATGCTACTTAAAGTTAAAATCAATATCATCAATAATTTTTTCATGTCATCACCCTTTTAGTTCTTTCAAATCCTAGTCATTTTAACTAGCTCTTACTTACTTAATCTTAAGCATAATTGAAAAGCTTTCACGAAAAAAGAGTTTTTTATCTTTTTTTTGGTATTTCTCGTTTTTTCAAAGCTCAACAACACCCTCTTTCATTTAAACACTTTCGTCTAATAAGATTTTAAGGCTACATAAAAAGCTCCCCCCATATCCTCCAAAACAACCATAAGCCCCCTAAAAAGCACGAAATACGTAAATTAGATCAGTTAACCATTTGTTAATTTTATTTCATGCAGTAATAGGAGAACGCAAAATCAAAAAACTGAGGCATACCGATAAGAGCCCGGCATCGACCGGCGTAAGGTTTTTATGAGATGATAAATAAGCACTTCTGACTTATTTGATTTTTTTGTCGGTGAGCCTTTACACTAAAGGTATCTATTATGGATAAATTCACCGCCCTGGGCCTCGAGCCCTGGATTACTCAATGTCTTGAAGCTAAAGGTTTCAAAGAGCCATCCCCTATTCAAGAGCAAGCGATTCCCGTTTTACTCTCTCAGGATCACGACATTATTGGCCAAGCCCAAACTGGTACAGGTAAAACTGCTGCATTTGGTCTTCCTATCGTACAAAAAATTGAACCCGGACTCAAAAAGCCACAAGCGCTTATCCTTTGCCCAACTCGCGAACTCGCGATTCAGGTTAACGAAGAAATTAAAAGTTTTTGTAAAGGTCGCGGTATTACAACTGTTACACTTTACGGTGGCGCTCCGATCATGGATCAAAAACGTGCCCTTAAGAAAGGTGTTGATTTAGTTGTCGCTACTCCTGGTCGCTGTATTCACTTTATTGAAGACGGTAAACTTGAGCTCGATAGTCTCGAGTACCTAGTACTTGACGAAGCTGACGAAATGCTCAACATGGGTTTTGTCGAAGACGTTGAAAAAGTTCTCAAAGCTTCACCAGATGACCGCACAGTTCTCATGTTCTCTGCGACTATGCCTCCAAGACTCAAAAAGATTGCTGAGTCCTACATGCACAACAGCATCACGATTAAAGCTAAATCCGAAACAATGACAATGGAAACTATTGATCAAGTTGTTTACGAAGCTTACCCAGAGAATAAATTCGCTGCACTTTGTCGTATCATGGATCTCGAAAAAGATTTCTACGGTATCATTTTCTGCCGTACTAAAGTTGAAGTAGAAAAAGTTTCTGCGGGTCTCGCAAACGAAGGTTACGCTGCTGACTACATCCACGGTGACGTAGCTCAGGAAAGCCGTGAACGCCTTCTTAAGCGTTTCCGTAACCGCAACATCTCTTTACTCATTGCAACTGACGTTGCAGCTCGTGGTATCGACGTAACTGATCTTTCTCACATTGTAAACTTCTCTCTTCCTGAGCAATTCGAATCTTACGTTCACAGAATTGGTCGTACAGGTCGTGCTGGTAAGACAGGTACCGCTATCACTTTGATCACGCCTAAAGAGCGTAGTAAAATGAGCTTCATCGAAAAGAAAACTGGTGCTAAAACTGAGCGTCGCAAACTTCCTTTCGGCGAAGAAATGATTAAACTCAGAATCCAAAAGCTCAGCAAAGAACTCGCTCACTTCCAAGAGAACAATGCGGAACTCGAAGAACTTGCACCCATTAAAGAAGTGGCGGCTCAACTCTTAGAAGATAACTCTCCTGTTGATATCATCACGGCTCTTCTCTCGAAGATCTTTGGTACTAAGCTCGACGCGAGTAACTACCCTGACATTAACTGTTC contains:
- a CDS encoding TPM domain-containing protein → MKNTLLIITLIFFALSTQAKAPLSKYVITETPFLSKTAISTLNSKLSDFEHGENKKILVFVIKSFNGQDEVKYSHELWKRKKLDGNTIIFIIAKNDRKTRISVGDHLDEKLTDKEAKFILDKIVKPNFQKKLFDKGTELAIDQIIKEFEKE
- a CDS encoding type II secretion system protein, giving the protein MHLKKHFTKTDLLVILAIFCVIGIFTIPALSTNSDRRAPHPCNINLKKVSIAMQMYFSDGSETVFPTNTKFSYLDQNSHIAKVFGLDASILTCPAKRKHGDHVYSIDKAIQGLEIRKWESTDSLIGYDSTKKGNVDVHIPANKAYGLFGDGHIEPILENKERAYK
- a CDS encoding YwbE family protein codes for the protein MDGRNRSNIKFGLEVRIVLKKDQRSGALTEGIVQNILTNSSFHPHGIKVRLESGDVGRVKEISE
- a CDS encoding DEAD/DEAH box helicase; the encoded protein is MDKFTALGLEPWITQCLEAKGFKEPSPIQEQAIPVLLSQDHDIIGQAQTGTGKTAAFGLPIVQKIEPGLKKPQALILCPTRELAIQVNEEIKSFCKGRGITTVTLYGGAPIMDQKRALKKGVDLVVATPGRCIHFIEDGKLELDSLEYLVLDEADEMLNMGFVEDVEKVLKASPDDRTVLMFSATMPPRLKKIAESYMHNSITIKAKSETMTMETIDQVVYEAYPENKFAALCRIMDLEKDFYGIIFCRTKVEVEKVSAGLANEGYAADYIHGDVAQESRERLLKRFRNRNISLLIATDVAARGIDVTDLSHIVNFSLPEQFESYVHRIGRTGRAGKTGTAITLITPKERSKMSFIEKKTGAKTERRKLPFGEEMIKLRIQKLSKELAHFQENNAELEELAPIKEVAAQLLEDNSPVDIITALLSKIFGTKLDASNYPDINCSAAKKKSRDSRNFKGNTASGDSKSLFFAKGKRDGMMPKKVISFISGKSKVAPRGIDNLKVFDKFSLFTTNANDAERIIRSCNRKGMSPIVRYDRD
- a CDS encoding GFA family protein, with amino-acid sequence MSKSIENTGQCLCGAVKIHAKSMSNDVGACHCEMCRKWAGAPYLGVDCKDSVKFDGTENIKIFNSSEWAERGFCSECSTHLFYHLKKNDQFIVPIGLFDNQMELNFDHEIFIDSKPDYYSFKNETHKMTGAEVFAMFSEE
- a CDS encoding IS30 family transposase, encoding MSYKHLSLEERHYLELEQKAGTSINKIAKKLCRHVSTLSRELKRNTGKRGYRNRQANELAQKRLKEKPKSIKLTVEVKIYIDEHLTKDWSPEQIVGRLKDDMSISLHHETVYQYILKDKKSGGELYKLLRHQGKPYRKRYGNQHSRNGIPNRIDIDQRPEAANKRERVGDWELDTIIGKAHKGAIVTMDDRKSKVRLALPVSQKKASLVSEAIINLLTPIKEQVHTLTFDNGKEFAKHESISEKLECKSYFAKPYHSWERGQNENANGLLRQYFPKYMTLDKVNVSEVEIAVDKLNNRPRKCLKFKTPYEVFQKLTGIDLTKTKGVALMS